The following proteins come from a genomic window of Methanocella conradii HZ254:
- a CDS encoding PQQ-binding-like beta-propeller repeat protein: protein MQGSTLVKVVTAMAIIIFISALALMAYRLGGAALNWEMGGDDPVLKIYPANESLYVISASNVSLVNAKGSIIWAVRYPDVLYSAYYNGTLYVYSMGRGLSAIYENGTVRALTGMGMDHPPLIGPDDTIYLRSGAILSAIDASGKEKWSASLVVSDPVVDGSGNVYFFMRPPGRIAEVYLCCMSPDGGTLWSSYCEKYTASMRLRPASIGGVLVYDEYSGVLYHVDASGNQTWDHSMAYLGQYSLVVDEKSRLYLFYLWGTVHVLNERGEMIGKFNPVVTNNANLSYTPAVYNDTVYVIGDSGKDLATLYALDLYGSLKWNRQFNSSAAPLIYPGRDIVCIDTVSNSGGQPSPVLYVIGKDGTLKYTYSSGDGSRWEQVYIGPDDTVYAKTDGGKLYALKG from the coding sequence ATGCAAGGCTCTACGCTCGTCAAGGTAGTCACGGCTATGGCGATCATTATTTTCATATCCGCCCTAGCCCTCATGGCATACAGGCTGGGGGGAGCGGCGCTCAACTGGGAAATGGGGGGAGACGACCCGGTATTAAAGATATACCCGGCGAACGAGAGCCTTTACGTCATAAGCGCCTCCAACGTTTCGCTGGTGAATGCGAAAGGCTCCATCATCTGGGCCGTCCGGTACCCAGACGTTCTATACTCTGCATATTATAACGGCACGCTCTACGTCTATTCTATGGGCCGCGGCCTCAGCGCCATATACGAGAACGGGACGGTGAGAGCGCTGACAGGCATGGGAATGGACCATCCGCCGCTCATAGGCCCCGATGACACCATCTACCTCAGATCGGGGGCCATTTTGTCGGCCATCGACGCCTCGGGAAAAGAGAAGTGGAGCGCCTCCCTGGTGGTCTCAGACCCGGTTGTGGATGGCAGCGGAAACGTCTACTTTTTCATGCGCCCTCCGGGCCGCATCGCCGAGGTTTACCTGTGCTGCATGTCGCCTGATGGCGGCACTCTCTGGTCCTCCTATTGCGAGAAGTATACTGCCAGCATGAGGCTGAGGCCCGCGAGCATTGGGGGCGTCCTCGTCTACGACGAGTATTCTGGAGTATTGTATCATGTCGACGCCAGCGGGAACCAGACCTGGGACCACTCGATGGCGTACCTGGGCCAGTACAGCCTGGTGGTAGACGAGAAAAGCCGCCTATACCTCTTCTACCTATGGGGCACCGTCCACGTCCTGAACGAGCGGGGCGAAATGATAGGCAAGTTCAACCCGGTGGTCACTAATAACGCCAACCTGAGCTACACGCCTGCAGTTTACAACGACACGGTGTACGTCATCGGAGACTCTGGTAAGGACCTGGCGACGCTTTATGCGCTTGACCTGTATGGCTCCCTCAAGTGGAATCGGCAGTTCAATAGCAGCGCCGCGCCCCTCATATACCCTGGCAGGGACATAGTATGTATCGACACGGTATCCAATAGCGGCGGCCAGCCATCCCCTGTGCTCTACGTCATCGGAAAGGATGGAACGCTCAAATACACGTATAGCTCAGGGGACGGGAGCCGATGGGAGCAGGTATATATAGGGCCTGACGACACGGTGTATGCGAAGACTGATGGCGGGAAGCTGTACGCACTGAAAGGTTGA